From Aspergillus fumigatus Af293 chromosome 3, whole genome shotgun sequence, a single genomic window includes:
- a CDS encoding ankyrin repeat domain-containing protein, with amino-acid sequence MAHGGQTSLHAATSANPIKTVSLLIKHGGNVNVIDPWPESALHLSLSDWIEAEIWKITPSQTKMVKRRNTIRLTPLTYAARNHHLQVVLLLLRHTEGVDFADESLRPAVTSAVAFSDVVFLELVIEKGKLSDSIRTNAMDETPQHCAAINGSRSAVRLLLEKGVNVELHDKSALVPLLLEASKGHTAVVCLLLEYSASIDPTNADGDTALMIAVHNGHHETILSLLARSVAIDCVNHAHRTALSRAAENDHDKIVEILLQYGTEVDLPNHTGQTPLTLSDTNKK; translated from the exons ATGGCACATGGAGGCCAGACGTCTCTGCATGCTGCCACATCGGCCAATCCGATCAAGACCGTCTCTCTTCTGATCAAGCATGGCGGGAACGTGAATGTGATTGACCCATGGCCAGAGAGTGCTCTACATCTATCGCTAAGCGACTGGATTGAAGCGGAAATTTGGAAGATTACACCTTCCCAAACAAAGATGGTGAAACGGCGAAACACCATTAGACT GACGCCTTTGACATATGCTGCCAGAAACCATCATCTTCAGGTGGTATTGCTCCTTCTTAGACACACAGAGGGCGTGGATTTTGCTGATGAAAGCCTTCGACCCGCGGTGACGTCTGCGGTTGCCTTTAGTGATGTAGTGTTCCTGGAGTTGGTAATTGAGAAGGGCAAATTGAGCGACTCTATCCGTACG AACGCAATGGACGAGACCCCCCAGCATTGCGCCGCCATCAATGGATCTAGATCAGCTGTTCGCCTGCTCCTCGAGAAAGGAGTAAATGTCGAGCTGCACGACAAGTCGGCGCTTGTTCCCTTACTTTTAGAGGCCTCAAAGGGCCATACAGCAGTTGTCTGTCTTCTGTTGGAGTACAGTGCCAGTATTGACCCCACCAATGCAGATGGCGACACAGCGTTGATGATTGCCGTGCATAATGGCCACCACGAAACGATTCTAAGTCTTTTGGCAAGGTCTGTCGCAATAGACTGCGTCAATCATGCTCACCGAACCGCTCTGTCACGGGCCGCAGAAAATGACCACGACAAGATTGTCGAGATCTTGCTGCAGTATGGCACAGAAGTCGACTTGCCGAATCATACAGGCCAAACCCCACTAACTTTGAGCGATACAAATAAGAAATGA
- a CDS encoding glycoside hydrolase family 76 protein, with product MAYVGSTRGGPIIGDSAHSKASAIKMFTHPAPQPSNSDALLNLLISENIAMRLQSLPRLGWNALWTTLIFSSLAQAIDVDINDDQSIKNAASTAAYGAMSYYHGNESGQIPGAFPTKWWEGSALFMAMLQYQYFTGDHTYNSDVSLGLQWQAGDGDYMPSNYSSYLGNDDQMFWGLAAMLAAELQFPDRSEGYSWLSLAQGVYNTQVDRWDTSTCGGGLRWQIYTYQAGYTMKNAISNGGLFQLAARLARYTNNHTYYEWAEKVWDWSCSSPLLNNKTWSVADSTNIEDGCESQGNNQWSYNYGTYLMGAAYMWNYTNGTNSKWATAVDGLLNNTLDIFFPAKYGGNIMSEVLCEPNEVCNDNEILFKGLVTSWLAFTALLVPSTYDRILPKLQGSAVAAGATCTGNGNNSCGVRWYTSKWDGWTGMEEQISVTDVLSVSLITTKHKGPVTSTTGGNSTSNPTAGSGDKSGQTTPTRKITMGDKAGASILTIGLVVGWVSLIAFMIIGGK from the exons ATGGCATACGTCGGCTCGACACGCGGCGGGCCTATTATTGGAGATAGCGCCCACTCAAAGgcatcagccatcaaaaTGTTTACCCACCCAGCCCCACAACCGTCCAATAGTGATGCGCTGCTTAATCTATTGATTTCG GAGAACATTGCCATGCGCTTACAGTCATTACCACGATTAGGGTGGAATGCCCTCTGGACGACACTGATTTTCTCATCGTTAGCACAGGCAATCGACGTCGATATCAACGATGACC AATCCATCAAAAACGCTGCCAGCACTGCTGCTTACGGCGCGATGAGTTACTACCATGGCAATGAGTCCGGACAGATCCCTGGTGCGTTTCCGACCAAATGGTGGGAGGGTAGTGCCCTGTTCATGGCGATGCTGCAATACCAGTACTTTACCGGCGACCATACCTACAACAGCGACGTGAGCTTGGGTTTGCAATGGCAAGCTGGAGACGGAGACTACATGCCTTCCAACTACAGTAGCTACTTG GGAAACGACGATCAAATGTTCTGGGGTCTAGCAGCCATGCTCGCCGCAGAGTTACAATTCCCCGATCGCTCGGAAGGTTACTCCTGGCTTTCCCTCGCGCAAGGCGTCTACAACACGCAGGTCGATCGGTGGGATACGTCAACATGCGGAGGGGGCTTACGCTGGCAGATCTATACGTACCAAGCGGGGTATACAATGAAGAACGCCATATCCAACGGGGGTTTGTTCCAGCTAGCCGCCCGTTTGGCGCGTTACACCAACAACCACACATATTACGAATGGGCGGAGAAAGTATGGGACTGGAGTTGCTCGTCGCCTCTGCTCAACAACAAAACGTGGAGCGTTGCTGATTCTACCAACATCGAGGACGGTTGTGAGAGCCAGGGGAATAATCAATGGTCCTATAACTACGGGACCTACCTGATGGGCGCGGCATATATGTGGAATTAC ACCAATGGAACCAACTCCAAGTGGGCAACTGCCGTCGACGGCCTGCTCAACAACACCCTCGATATTTTCTTCCCCGCCAAATACGGCGGCAACATCATGTCCGAGGTCCTCTGCGAGCCGAACGAAGTCTGTAACGACAACGAGATCCTCTTCAAGGGCCTCGTCACATCCTGGCTAGCGTTTACGGCTCTTCTGGTCCCCTCCACCTACGACAGGATTCTCCCCAAGCTGCAGGGATCAGCCGTGGCGGCCGGCGCAACCTGCACGGGCAACGGTAACAATTCCTGCGGAGTGCGATGGTACACGTCCAAGTGGGACGGGTGGACGGGTATGGAGGAGCAAATCAGCGTCACGGACGTCCTGTCTGTCAGCCtcatcaccaccaaacaCAAAGGTCCAGTGACCTCGACCACAGGGGGGAATAGCACCAGCAACCCGACTGCGGGCTCGGGAGATAAATCGGGGCAGACCACTCCTACCCGCAAGATCACCATGGGTGATAAAGCGGGTGCTAGCATCTTGACTATTGGACTCGTGGTGGGATGGGTCAGCTTGATAGCTTTTATGATCATTGGGGGGAAGTGA